The following is a genomic window from Candidatus Nezhaarchaeota archaeon.
GGTATTAAGGCTGATAATAGTAATAGCAACAATAATAACAATAGTGTCTTTAGCGAGCCTCTTCCATATTTAGAGCTTGCGAGCTCCACGTTCATGGAGCATCAAACTGACCGCATGCTAGCTAGAGTTAGACTTTTAGCTCGGCAGCTTGCCCCCCTATGACATTAAGGGTACAACGCAGAAGTGTACACCTCTGCAACTTTGTGGGGGCGTTACAGAAATTAAGTTGAGCGAAGATAAGTTGTTAAGTGAATTGACCTTGTTTAGCAGCGAGAAGCTCAGGACATTGGAAGTTATAGCTAAAGAGATAGTTGAGTGTAAGAAATGTAGGTTATGGTATACGAGAAATAGAGCGGTCCCAGGCGATGGGAATTCAAATGCCGATGTGATGTTAATTGGTGAGGCTCCAGGGTACAATGAAGACTTAGAGGGAAGACCATTTGTCGGCGCTGCTGGCAAGCTTTTAGATAAGCTCTTAAGCATTGCAGGGATTGTTAGGAATGAGGCTTACATAACCAATGTTGTGAAGTGTAGGCCGCCCAGTAATAGGGATCCATTACCTGATGAGATAGATGCATGCTCAGTTTACCTTGATAGGCAAGTTATGATCATAAGTCCTAAGCTGATAGTCTGCCTCGGAAAGCACTCAACTGACTACGTTTTAAGAAGAGGTGGAGCCAAAGCCCGCTTTAGACATGGATTGAGCATGATCGCGGTTAGGGGTCAAGTATTCTCGATAAACTATCAGGGATTGAGGACCTTAGCTATACCAACATATCATCCAGCCGCGGCCCTATATAACCCGAAGATCAAGGAGGACTTAATAGAGGACTTTAAAACTATAGGCAGGGTGCTTATGGATGTGAGAGGAGGGCGCTTGACTTAGCTTTTATTAAGTTAAACATAATTATTAGTCCATAGAGTAGCTTACGGGATGATGAGGAAGGGATGAGGAGAAGACGTCATGTTCGAAATACGCGGGTCTGACCGGCCCTGTGATGCTTTAGTAACATTCGATAAGCGCACGTTCTTTATTGCTGGCGGAGGCTTCTTTGGCTCACTCGCATTAAAGGACTTTAATCATAAAGTTAGAGTTATCATTGCCGACATGAATGAACAATGTGCAGCTAGGGGGCTTGTTGAAACTGTCATTAAGCTTGAAGATCTTAGACGTGAGAACTTAAAGATTCACAGGACAATATTAGTTGTTGGAGATGCCTCAGAGACTCTTAGAAGGATTGTGAATTTTGGATTTGCTCCTAAGATAGTGATTCCAGCCATTCCGAGGCATTTCGCAGCCGATTTCTATAAGCGTGAGCTTGAAGCCAGGGGGTTTAAGGTCTATGCGTCAAATAAGACTTTAGAGAGGGCTTTAAGCGTCTTCAACAACGACTTAATATTGAGTTTAGACTTTAAGGATGCTACTTTCACTTCTAGCTACATGCCGAGTAACGTTAGATGTATGCTGTCGTGCACGCAGCCTAACATATGTCCAGTTACAGGTCGCTATAAGCCTAAACCCATGATGCAATTAATAGAAGAGTGTGTAGGGAGTATCGTCAAGTCCATTGTCTTGAGAGTCACGAGGATTGGAACGTTCGTGGGGGGATTCGAGCTTCCAGCTCTATGGAACTTTGTAAGCGATAGCTCTAGAAAGGCGCTGAACGATGAAGTTGAAGTTGCTTTGGCAACAGCTTGTAGGTGTCATGGTGTGGCTAGCTTTTTTAGAATTGTTCGATGTTAAGCTATACCTATTGGTGGCATCTCAACTTCGGGCTCACTCTTCACACTGATACCCTTCTTAGTGAGACCTAGCTTAGCAACGACCTCGAGCTTTAGCTTGCCTTCACTTACATGTGATACCTCTAAGTAGCCATCCTTCACTGCATTCATTAATATCATCTCGCCGAGCTTAGTTCTTACAATGACCGTAGACCAACCTTGGGGTGCTCCAACCGCTCCAACTGACACGTCAGCCATCTCAGCTGCAAAGTCACCACAATTCTTTTTGCAGCCAGTCATGCAGTTTTCTAGCTCCTTTAGAGGTACCTTTAGAATCTCAGATCCATCCTTATTTATAACTATGAACTTGCCTCTCGTAATCTCGAACTTCTTTACCTCCTCAATCTTTACACCCTTACTCCATAAGTACCTCAAGAAGCGTTCAAAGTGCATGCTCTCCATGCAGAATATACCTATTGTGAAGGCTACTGCGTGACCCAATTTAAGGTAGCCACGATCGCTGTACATCATCTTCCTTATGGCCCTAATGTGGCATGGAACGCCAACTACAGCAACTCTACGCTTATCCATTTCCATAACAGCACTGGCTAATGCCTGAACCACTGGGCTCGACGTGTACTTGGTCCCAGCAGCATCAATTATCTCTTCCTTAGTTGTCGCTACGTGAGGGTAAGCTTCCCAAACAAAGGTAGCGCAAGTTACTATGGCGGCATCAATTATCCTCTTATCCATTAAGTACAAGAGGAGACTGGTTACAGCACCACCTTTGTAAGCCCTCTCGAGTATAGCTGGAACTTTAGATCGAGCAATGTAGGCATCCCTAAAGTGTCCTATTCCTTCCACGTAGTGCCCCCCATGAATTAACCTTGCAAACTCTGGATCTTCAAGTGGCTCGGTCTGAGGGCAATGGGCATAGCAGAATCCGCACTTCTCACAGCTACCCACTAAATAGTGTCTACCACCTCTAATCGTGATAGCAACGACAGGGCAAGTAGCAACACAAGCACCACATAGAGAGCAATAGCCTTTATCTATAACATCTCTAACCAATTCTTCAAAGCTCTTATTCAAGCAAAATCACCAGCTCTAATCCTCCTTATAAGAGGGAAAGTAAATTTAAATATTTACAGTGATCGAATTTTAAGATACGTTAAAAATCGACGTTTGCATGCTCCTCACGTCTGTTTAGCTCTTAGAAGCGCACAGAATTCCCACTACTAAGTGTGCAGCTCAAAGTGAGTACAGTATGGACGTGGTCTCGCTACGCTTCTCAAGCTCTTAACTAGATTTCGCTATTAAACTATTAATCTCCATTCCTGCTTGCCCACTGAGCATCAAGCCCTATTGGGTACCAAGTCTAGAGAGACTAGAAGGAGAGGGCTTATTGAGCCAATAGTTGTTAGTAAGTCTTAAGGTAAGCCCCCTTATCCTGAAGGTCAAGACCTTTGTAAGGCCGAGCAGTGGTTTAAAGCGTTCATGGTGTAACCACCATAACTTGAGAATTTACGTCCATGTGGATGATGAAGCTCATGCTAAAGATTCGCTCCCTTGATGAGGTACCTTAATAAATGCTCCCTGCAATACACCACTTGGGTTGTGGCTTGAACGGAAGCGAGGAGAGTAAGGGGGAGCTTAAGAGCTTGGCTTCAGACTTTAGTGTTTTAAGTAATCCTGTTAGGTTGAAGTTGCTAATGAAGGTCCATGAGCGAGGTTCCTGCACATTAAAGGAGCTAATAGATGAGGTTCAGCGTGATGAGAGCACCATCAAGAGGCATGTAAAGGAGCTCATTGAGCGCGGCTTCTTGGCTAGGAGTGATGATAAGAGGCCTAAGTACTACGTTACCGACAAGGGGATCTTAGCGATAACGTTCCTCAAGGTGGGGGCCGAGCCATCAATAATGCGAAGACCAGGAGAAGGAGTTGAGTCTAAAGTTGAGTTGAGGACGAGAGGTAAGGGGTTGTTGTCCAACCTAGCTTACAGCTTAAGGAGGATGACTATTAGGAAGGCAGTCGCGTACTCATTATCAATTGGCTGTGTAATAGTGGGCTTACTCGGTTTCTTAACCAACGTCGAGGTCTTATTTAAGATACTATGGTTGTTGATGTGGCTTATCATTGCCTACATACTTAAGGTGCTCGCTTCTTAGATTCGTTTAATCGATTACTGTAAGTGTTTAATCCTCCTCAAGACGGCCTCAATCCTCTTAGTCCCCTCTTCAATATTGGATTTTGATGTTGCGTAGCAGAACCTTAAGTAACCTTCACCGTTTGGGCCGAACGTTGAGCCTGGGACTGTTGCCACGCGAGCCTCATTTAGTATTAGCTCAGCTAGTTCTGCAGACTTTAGACCAAGCTCCTTGATGTTGGCAAACACGTAGAAGGCTCCCTTTGGAGGTTTTGCTTTAAAGCCATAGATTTTGTTTAAACGTTCAACCATGAGGAGCCTACGGCTATCGTACTCCTTAATCATATAATCAATAAACTTCTTAGTCTCTGGACTTCTAAGACCCTCTAGCGCTGCCATTTGTGATATGCTTGGAGCATGGACAACTGTAAACTGTTGAAGCTTCACCATCTCGTCTATCAATCTTTTGCTTGCAGCAACATAACCTATCCTCCAGCCACACATAGCGAAGGTCTTCGAGAAGGCGTTTACCGTC
Proteins encoded in this region:
- the udg gene encoding type-4 uracil-DNA glycosylase — its product is MPPYDIKGTTQKCTPLQLCGGVTEIKLSEDKLLSELTLFSSEKLRTLEVIAKEIVECKKCRLWYTRNRAVPGDGNSNADVMLIGEAPGYNEDLEGRPFVGAAGKLLDKLLSIAGIVRNEAYITNVVKCRPPSNRDPLPDEIDACSVYLDRQVMIISPKLIVCLGKHSTDYVLRRGGAKARFRHGLSMIAVRGQVFSINYQGLRTLAIPTYHPAAALYNPKIKEDLIEDFKTIGRVLMDVRGGRLT
- a CDS encoding winged helix-turn-helix domain-containing protein; the encoded protein is MNGSEESKGELKSLASDFSVLSNPVRLKLLMKVHERGSCTLKELIDEVQRDESTIKRHVKELIERGFLARSDDKRPKYYVTDKGILAITFLKVGAEPSIMRRPGEGVESKVELRTRGKGLLSNLAYSLRRMTIRKAVAYSLSIGCVIVGLLGFLTNVEVLFKILWLLMWLIIAYILKVLAS
- a CDS encoding Coenzyme F420 hydrogenase/dehydrogenase, beta subunit C-terminal domain; this translates as MNKSFEELVRDVIDKGYCSLCGACVATCPVVAITIRGGRHYLVGSCEKCGFCYAHCPQTEPLEDPEFARLIHGGHYVEGIGHFRDAYIARSKVPAILERAYKGGAVTSLLLYLMDKRIIDAAIVTCATFVWEAYPHVATTKEEIIDAAGTKYTSSPVVQALASAVMEMDKRRVAVVGVPCHIRAIRKMMYSDRGYLKLGHAVAFTIGIFCMESMHFERFLRYLWSKGVKIEEVKKFEITRGKFIVINKDGSEILKVPLKELENCMTGCKKNCGDFAAEMADVSVGAVGAPQGWSTVIVRTKLGEMILMNAVKDGYLEVSHVSEGKLKLEVVAKLGLTKKGISVKSEPEVEMPPIGIA